A genomic window from Hirundo rustica isolate bHirRus1 chromosome 14, bHirRus1.pri.v3, whole genome shotgun sequence includes:
- the PURA gene encoding LOW QUALITY PROTEIN: transcriptional activator protein Pur-alpha (The sequence of the model RefSeq protein was modified relative to this genomic sequence to represent the inferred CDS: deleted 1 base in 1 codon) has protein sequence MADRDSGSEQGGGGGGAAGAGGPGAGGGGPGGGGGGGGGPGGGLQHETQELASKRVDIQNKRFYLDVKQNAKGRFLKIAEVGAGGNKSRLTLSMSVAVEFRDYLGDFIEHYAQLGPSQPPELAQAADEPRRALKSEFLVRENRKYYMDLKENQRGRFLRVRQTVNRGPGLGSTQGQTIALPAQGLIEFRDALAKLIDDYGVEEEPAELPEGTSLTVDNKRFFFDVGSNKYGVFMRVSEVKPTYRNSITVPYKVWAKFGHTFCKYSDEMKKIQEKQRDKRAAAAAAPAVGAEPPPEAEAAAAGPPGALLQAEEPEED, from the exons ATGGCGGACAGAGACAGCGGCAGCGAgcagggcggcggcggcgggggcgcggcgggcgccggg gggccgggcgcgggcggcggcggcccgggcggcggcggcggcggcggcgggggcccgGGCGGCGGGCTGCAGCACGAGACGCAGGAGCTGGCCTCCAAGCGGGTGGACATCCAGAACAAGCGCTTCTACCTGGACGTGAAGCAGAACGCCAAGGGCCGCTTCCTCAAGATCGCCGAGGTGGGCGCGGGCGGCAACAAGAGCCGCTTGACCCTCTCCATGTCGGTGGCCGTCGAGTTCCGCGACTACCTGGGCGACTTCATCGAGCACTACGCGCAGCTGGGGCCCAGCCAGCCCCCCGAGCTGGCGCAGGCGGCCGACGAGCCCCGGCGGGCGCTGAAGAGCGAGTTCCTGGTGCGGGAGAACCGCAAGTACTACATGGATCTGAAGGAGAACCAGCGCGGGCGCTTCCTGCGCGTCCGCCAGACCGTGAACCGCGGCCCGGGGCTGGGCTCCACGCAGGGCCAGACCATCGCGCTGCCCGCACAGGGCCTCATCGAGTTCCGCGACGCCCTGGCCAAGCTCATCGACGACTACGGCGTGGAGGAGGAGCCGGCCGAGCTGCCCGAGGGCACCTCCTTGACTGTGGACAACAAGCGTTTCTTCTTCGACGTGGGTTCCAACAAGTACGGCGTGTTCATGCGGGTGAGCGAGGTGAAGCCCACCTACCGCAACTCCATCACCGTCCCTTACAAGGTCTGGGCCAAGTTCGGCCACACCTTCTGCAAGTACTCGGACGAGATGAAGAAGATCCAGGAGAAGCAGCGGGACAagcgcgccgccgccgccgccgcccccgccgtgGGCGCCGAGCCGCCCCCCGAGGCCGAggcggccgccgccgggccgCCCGGCGCGCTGCTGCAGGCCGAGGAGCCCGAGGAGGACTGA